From the genome of Flavobacterium sediminis:
GAGGAAAAGCCTTGCTTTTTCTTCTTTTTTCGTTCTTCTTCTTTTCCCTTTCTTCTTATTCACAGTGTGCCATGTGTAGAGCTGCATTGGAGAGTGAAGAAAGCGGGGTAAAGGCTGAAGGAATCAACGACGGAATCGTTTACCTTATGGTTATTCCGTATGTATTAGTTGCCGCCGCCGGTTATGCTATTTATAAAATCAGATACGCTAAAAAAGAAGAGCATTAATCTAGTCCGTCTATTTTAATTCTGATTTTTCCTGTTGTAGATAAGAATGCAATTATAGCTTTATTTGTTAGTTCGATCTTTTCGAATTCAAAATCATTTAAGTTTCCGTTGACATATATTCCCGACATAGGGGAATAATTGTTTAAATAAGGGCTTAGGTTTTGTTTGCCTTCTTCCAGATTCTCTTTAATAGAATAACGGCAGTTTTCCTGAATTTTTCGCAGAATAGTGCTTTGTGCTAACCAATTGGCCGATTTTAACAGAACACTTTTGGTACTTAAGATATAGTCTAATTGGTCAAAATAGATTTCTTGGGTAGCAGAGTTGTAGCTTGGATAGCCTGTTAAATAAATGTCTCCGGTAATACTACCGGTTAAACTTAAGGAAATGATCAGTTTGTTATCTTTTTCCCAAAGGTCTACTTTTTGAACAACCACTTTTCGTTTCCCGGAAGAAAACTCTTGTCCTTTAAAGTTTTTAGTCAGTACCTTTGAAGCGCTTTCATAAGTTGAAACGCCGGCTAAAGCCAGAGAAACCTTGTCCGGCATTTTGCTTACCGGTTTCAGAATAACTGAATTGCGGTCAAATTGTTTCATCGGTTTTTGACCTATCATGGTTTGTAAATTGCATTTTAACCCCATGTCAAGAGTAATCTGTTTGTCTTTTAAACGGGCTTCAGTAACATATAATTCAACAGGAATAACTGTAAACCATGTTTCGTATGCTTCATGAACCAAAAAAGGTTCGCTGATCTTGTCTAAAGCATCAAAAACGTGAGGTTTAAAATCACAGGTCTCATCAATAGCTTTGTCAATTTGCTGAGCAATAGTTTTTTTAAAATAACTAAGCGTAGGGTTAATAATGTAAGTTATAGGGATCTTCTTTCCTGCAATTACAATAGCCGGACTTTCATTCCATTCAAAATCATCTATAGCAGAAGTAGTAGTTAATTTCCAATTGGTTAAATGGGCTTTGCTTTTTAAGGTCAAGACCCCGTCCAGATAGATTTCACGAGTATCGTTTAAACCTAAAAAGTCGGTGCCGTATTTTATTCTGGTCCATATTTTTAAAGGAAGTTTTGACAGGATAACACCATTTTCTTCTTCTAAAGTTATGGGATCTGACTTCCAGATCTTTAATTCGCAATTATCATCTTTTAAAATAGAATCATTATAGATCAATCCTTTCAGGTTCTTGTTTAGTTGTTTTTCGATGTCTTTTAACGTTATTTCTACCGGAAGGGAAATAAAAGATGTCTTATTGGTGTAAACCATAGGAGTATTGTCGGAAGGAAGTGGCTTTATAGCTTCTATTTTAGGAGAAGCACTACTACAGGCTGTAAGGCAAAGTACTATCAAAACACTTAGTAAAGCAAAGATGAAAAACGGTTTCATAAGTTGAATTTTATGTAAAATTAAAATTTTATCGTTTTACTGTAACAAAAAAGCTAAAAAAGGGTCATATAGTAAAATTCATAAGCAAATGCTAAAAAAGATAGCCTTACTTTTATTAGTACCCCTGGCATTACAAGCACAAGACAAGAAGTGGACACTTCAGGAATGTGTGATGCATGCCTTAGAAAACAATATATCAGTAAAACAAGCTCTGATTAATTGGGAGACAGCAAAGGTGGATAAATTAGAAGCAGTAGGTAACTTCCTGCCAACGCTTAATGGTAGTGCAAGTTATAATGTAAATACAGGAGCTAATATTAATCCTACGACAAACCAGTTTGAAAACAGTACGTTTAAGTCCTTTTCAGCCAGCGCTAATTCACAGATAAATTTGTTTAACGGATTGGCTAACTGGAAAAGATTGCAACGTGCCAAACTGAATAACATTGCCTATCAATACCGTTTGAATAAAATGAAGGATGATGTGGCACTGAATGTTGCGAATGGCTACCTCCAGATTTTGTTACAAAAGGAACAGGTGAAAGTGTTGGAGAACCAAATTTTGCTAACCAAAGAAAATCATAAAAGAACATCGGAATTAATAGAAGCCGGACAATTACCTGCCGGAGACATTTTTGAGATCGAAGCAACATTGGCTTCCCAAGAACAACAATTAATTGCCGCTCAAAATACTTTGGTCTTTGCAAAAGTGGGTTTAGCCCAATTGCTGTTGATTGAGGATTATGTGGATTTTGATATTGCAGATGAAACATTTACCCCTGAATTGTCTCAGGTGTTTGACCAAACACCGGATGCCATTTATCAAAAAGCAAGAGATGTTGTAAATGATATAAAAGTAGCACAGTCTAATTTTGATCTGGCTGCAAAAGATTTAAGTATAGCAAGAGCTGCTTATTATCCAAGGATATCAGGCTTTTTAGGGTATAATACACGTTGGTCTGAAAGTCAAGTGTTGAGTTTCAGGGAACAGTTATATTTATTAGACGGTACAGCAATAGGTCTTCAATTGACAGTTCCTATTCTGAATGGTTTTTCTACCAGAGCATCTGTAAAAAGAGCTAAATTAAGCAAGTTGAATAATGAGTTCCTGCTGAAGCAATCCGAATTGGACTTAGAGCAAAATGTGTATCAAGCCTATAATGATGCTATAAGCGCTCAAAAAACATATTTAGCGGCTCAAAAAACTTTAGAAGCGCGTAAGTCGGCTTATGAGTTTTCACAGGAACGTTACGATATCGGAATGATGAACGGTTATGATTTTATGCAGTCTAAAACCAATTTTGATAATGCTCAGGCTGATCTGATCAGAGCAAAATACGATTATATCTTTAGAACCAAAATTTTAGAATTTTATTTCGGAATACCTATAATTCAAAATAATTAACCATGTCAAAGAAAACTATTTATATACTGGGAGGTGTTGCAATTACTCTTTTTGTTGTTCTTTTAGGCTTGAAGAAGGCCGGTGTGATAGGAAATAATGAAAATAGTAAAACAGTTGAAATTACCAAAGCTTCTCAAAGCACAATTGTTGAAACAGTTTCAGCTACCGGAAAAATACAGCCCGAAGTAGAGGTGAAGATATCATCGGAAGTCTCGGGGAGATCATTGATTTGCCTATTGTTGAGGGGCAACAAGTGAAAAAAGGAGATTTATTGGTAAAGATCAATCCGGATATCTATGTGTCGGGAGTAAATCGTTCCGCAGCCTCACTTTCTACTACAAAAGCAGGATTGAATCAGGCAGAGGCTCAGTTAAAAGAGGCTAAAGCAAATTATGACAGAAATAAAGTGTTGTTTGGAAAAGGGGTTATTTCAAAATCAGAATGGGATAAAATCGTTTCAGCTTATGATGTGGCTGTAGCTTCTAAACAATCAGCTTATTTTAACGTGCAAAGTGCATCGGCAACTTTAACGGAAGCAAAAGACAACTTGGGGCGTACAACAATTTATGCGCCGGCAGACGGAACCATATCTCTTTTATCAGTGGAATTAGGAGAGCGTGTTTTAGGAACGCAACAAATGACCGGAACAGAGCTTTTACGTGTGGCGAATCTGAATAATATGGAAGTGGAAGTTGATGTGAATGAAAATGATATTGTGAAAGTGAGTATAGGCGATTCAGCGAAAATAGAAGTGGATGCTTATCTGAAAAAAGAATTTAAAGGGATTGTAACAAGTATCTCAAATTCTGCCAGTTCAGACTTAACAGCCGATCAAGTAACAAATTTTAAAGTAAAAGTTCGTATTCTGAAAGAGTCCTACAAAGACTTGTTAGAAGGGAAACCGGAAAACTATTCACCGTTCAGACCAGGAATGACCGCTACAGTGGATATCATTACAAAGAGAAGAGAAAATGTGATAGCAGTACCGATCAGCGCGGTAGTCATTAAAGATGATACGACTTCCGTTAAAAAAGATGTAATGGCTGAGCTTGAGAAAAAAGAGAACAAAACGGCTTCAGGCTTTGATAAAAAATTTGAATGTGTTTTTGTTAAAGTAGGCGATCAGGCTAAGCTAAGAGTGGTGAAAACCGGAATTCAGGACGATTCAAATATTGAGATCGTTTCGGGAATTAAAAAAGGAGAAGAAATTATAACAGGACCTTATACTGTTGTTTCTAAAGAGTTGGTTTCCGGTGATAAAGTAAAAACGGAAACGGCTACAGGTCAAAAGAAATGATAGCATTTTAAATTTTAGTTTTGGGTTTAAGATAAAGCACGAATCAAATTCGTGCTTTATTTTTTTTCAGCTAAACTTTGTACTTTTGCGTTCAATTATAAATGTATGGCGACTATTCTAAACATAGAAACAGCTACTAAGAACTGTTCGGTTTCTTTGGCAAAAGACGGAAAAACAATCGGGATAAAAGAAATCGCGACAGAGCAGTTCTCTCATGCCGAAAAATTACATGTTTTTATTGAAGAGCTTTTAAAAGAAACACAACTGACATTTAAAGATCTGGATGCAGTAGCCGTAAGCAAAGGCCCGGGGTCTTATACCGGTTTACGGATTGGGGTTTCAACCGCTAAAGGCTTGTGTTATGCTTTAGACTTGCCGCTTATTTCAGTTGATACTTTAGAGATACTGGCAAATGCTCTTACAGTGACATCCGGAGTAATTGTACCTATGATAGATGCCAGACGAATGGAGGTGTTCTCTGCCGTTTTTAATACCGGAAAAAGAAAGATCAGAGATACTCAGGCCGAAATTATTGATGTGGATTCGTATCGGGAAATCTCAGAAGATATTCATTTGATAGGAGATGGAGCTCAAAAATTACAGGAAACATTAACAGCTTCTAAATTTATATACCATCCTGAAATAGTTTATCCATCAACCCAAGAAATGAGCTTTTTGTCTTTTGAGAAATACAAAAAAAGCGACTTTGAAGATGTCGCTTATTTTGAACCGTATTATTTAAAAGATTTTGTTTTAAATAAATAAAAGTTTAGTTTTTCTTGATCTCAACCTGATGAGGATACGGGATTTCAATTCCGGCAGCATCAAGAGCCAGTTTTGTGTTTTCCATAACATCAAAATAAACAGTCCAGTAGTCGGTCGTATTACACCAAGGTCTAACGGCAAAGTTTACGGAGCTATCAGCCAGTTCTAATACATTAACAGTTGGTTTAGGGTCTTTTAGAACAAGCGGATGTGCGGTTAAAACGTTCATTAGGACTTCTTTTGTGTCTTTGATATTAGCGTCATAGCTTACTCCGAAGATCAGATCCACTCTTCGGGTACCCTCAGTATTGTAATTTATAATATTTCCGTTTGACAGAACTCCGTTAGGAATAATAATCTCTTTATTCGATAAACCGATAAGTTTAGTAGTAAAGATCTCGATTTCTTTTACAACTCCGGTTTCACCTTGAGCTTCAATCAAATCCCCTATTTTAAAAGGTTTAAAAATCATAATCAGAACACCGCCGGCGAAATTGCCTAATGAGCCTTGTAATGCCATACCGACAGCTAAACCTGCAGAAGCTAATATAGCGGCAAATGAAGTGGTTTCAACGCCTAATTTTGCTAATATGGCTAAGATCAATAGTATTTTTAGAAGCCAGCTTAGTAAATCGAGTAAGAACTTTTGAAGGCTTTCTTCTAATTCTCGTTTTTGCATGAGCTTTCTGCTGCCGGCAATTAGTTTTTTTATAATCCAGTTTCCTACAAACCATATCAGAAAAGCACCAAATAACCTAAGTCCGTACTCTGTACCTAATTCAATGATCTTAGTTAGCCATTTTTCAATTTCCATAGATAAAATATTTATTAATTATAATGAATAGTTTCGGTGAAATTACATAGTTGTACTACAAATGTAAATTTTATATTTGCGTTAACCCAATTAGACTTATCGATTTTAATTATAGAATGTTCTTATTGATAGAACAGATATATCGGATTAGTTTGGACGGATGTTTTTTGTTGAAAAAACCTTGTTGTCACTTTAAAAAGTTAAAAAAAATAACGTAATCCATTATTTGAACATGTCGAATGTGATAAAGATACTTATTTTTGATCTAAAAAAACAGCGTGTTTTTTAGATTGTCTTAAAATTGATAACGTTAAATTAACATGGAAAAGAAAAAGTTAAAAGAATTTTGCAGAAAATAAAAATACTTAAATGGAACAAGTTTATATTGTAATGCTCGTTGCATTAGCCATCTTAGCAATTATTGATCTGATGGTGGGAGTGGCTAATGATGCAGTTAATTTTTTAAACTCAGGTATAGGTTCTAAAGCGGTCTCTTTTAAAACGTTGATGATCGTAGCTAGTATAGGGGTCGCATTAGGGGCGTTATTCTCAAGTGGAATGATGGAAATTGCTCGAAGTGGAATTTTTGTTCCGTCCATGTTCACGTTTGAAGATGTTATGATTATATTTTTAGCCGTAATGATTACCGATGTTTTATTGCTAGACATCTTTAATTCATTGGGCTTTCCGACTTCAACCACAGTTTCAGTAGTTTTTGAATTGTTAGGAGGTGCCGTTTGTTTGGCTATTTATAAGATAGTAACACAAGATGGTGATATAAATACATTGGCTTC
Proteins encoded in this window:
- a CDS encoding DUF4403 family protein, with product MKPFFIFALLSVLIVLCLTACSSASPKIEAIKPLPSDNTPMVYTNKTSFISLPVEITLKDIEKQLNKNLKGLIYNDSILKDDNCELKIWKSDPITLEEENGVILSKLPLKIWTRIKYGTDFLGLNDTREIYLDGVLTLKSKAHLTNWKLTTTSAIDDFEWNESPAIVIAGKKIPITYIINPTLSYFKKTIAQQIDKAIDETCDFKPHVFDALDKISEPFLVHEAYETWFTVIPVELYVTEARLKDKQITLDMGLKCNLQTMIGQKPMKQFDRNSVILKPVSKMPDKVSLALAGVSTYESASKVLTKNFKGQEFSSGKRKVVVQKVDLWEKDNKLIISLSLTGSITGDIYLTGYPSYNSATQEIYFDQLDYILSTKSVLLKSANWLAQSTILRKIQENCRYSIKENLEEGKQNLSPYLNNYSPMSGIYVNGNLNDFEFEKIELTNKAIIAFLSTTGKIRIKIDGLD
- a CDS encoding TolC family protein, translated to MLKKIALLLLVPLALQAQDKKWTLQECVMHALENNISVKQALINWETAKVDKLEAVGNFLPTLNGSASYNVNTGANINPTTNQFENSTFKSFSASANSQINLFNGLANWKRLQRAKLNNIAYQYRLNKMKDDVALNVANGYLQILLQKEQVKVLENQILLTKENHKRTSELIEAGQLPAGDIFEIEATLASQEQQLIAAQNTLVFAKVGLAQLLLIEDYVDFDIADETFTPELSQVFDQTPDAIYQKARDVVNDIKVAQSNFDLAAKDLSIARAAYYPRISGFLGYNTRWSESQVLSFREQLYLLDGTAIGLQLTVPILNGFSTRASVKRAKLSKLNNEFLLKQSELDLEQNVYQAYNDAISAQKTYLAAQKTLEARKSAYEFSQERYDIGMMNGYDFMQSKTNFDNAQADLIRAKYDYIFRTKILEFYFGIPIIQNN
- the tsaB gene encoding tRNA (adenosine(37)-N6)-threonylcarbamoyltransferase complex dimerization subunit type 1 TsaB → MATILNIETATKNCSVSLAKDGKTIGIKEIATEQFSHAEKLHVFIEELLKETQLTFKDLDAVAVSKGPGSYTGLRIGVSTAKGLCYALDLPLISVDTLEILANALTVTSGVIVPMIDARRMEVFSAVFNTGKRKIRDTQAEIIDVDSYREISEDIHLIGDGAQKLQETLTASKFIYHPEIVYPSTQEMSFLSFEKYKKSDFEDVAYFEPYYLKDFVLNK
- a CDS encoding mechanosensitive ion channel family protein, yielding MEIEKWLTKIIELGTEYGLRLFGAFLIWFVGNWIIKKLIAGSRKLMQKRELEESLQKFLLDLLSWLLKILLILAILAKLGVETTSFAAILASAGLAVGMALQGSLGNFAGGVLIMIFKPFKIGDLIEAQGETGVVKEIEIFTTKLIGLSNKEIIIPNGVLSNGNIINYNTEGTRRVDLIFGVSYDANIKDTKEVLMNVLTAHPLVLKDPKPTVNVLELADSSVNFAVRPWCNTTDYWTVYFDVMENTKLALDAAGIEIPYPHQVEIKKN